Proteins from one Aedes aegypti strain LVP_AGWG unplaced genomic scaffold, AaegL5.0 Primary Assembly AGWG_AaegL5_hic_scaff_1555_PBJ_arrow, whole genome shotgun sequence genomic window:
- the LOC110680541 gene encoding histone H1-like, whose protein sequence is MSEVATEAAAAAPAASPAKTKKPRAPKGQGKPKKPSTHPPVNNMVVAAIKTLKERNGSSLQAIKKYIAANYKCDVAKLAPFLKKALKNGVEKGKFVQTKGTGASGSFKLKAEAKKAASEKKPKKAGEKKAKKATGEKKKATKKPAGEKKAKKPAGEKKAKKPAAAKKAKAAGAKAAKKAGGVKKAAAPKQKATKPSKTAAKKPKTPKPKKAAPAKKAAAKKTAAKK, encoded by the coding sequence ATGTCTGAAGTTGCCACTGAAGCCGCTGCCGCAGCCCCGGCTGCCTCGCCAGCCAAGACCAAGAAGCCAAGGGCCCCCAAGGGACAGGGCAAGCCGAAGAAGCCGTCGACCCACCCCCCAGTCAACAACATGGTTGTTGCTGCCATCAAAACCTTGAAGGAACGCAACGGATCGTCCCTGCAGGCCATCAAGAAGTACATCGCCGCCAACTACAAATGCGATGTCGCCAAGCTTGCCCCATTCCTCAAGAAGGCCTTGAAGAATGGCGTCGAGAAGGGCAAGTTCGTCCAAACCAAGGGCACCGGCGCTTCCGGTTCGTTCAAGCTGAAGGCTGAAGCTAAGAAGGCCGCCAGTGAGAAGAAACCGAAGAAGGCCGGCGAGAAGAAGGCCAAGAAGGCTACCGGAGAGAAGAAGAAGGCCACCAAGAAACCAGCTGGGGAGAAGAAGGCCAAGAAGCCAGCCGGCGAGAAGAAAGCCAAGAAGCCGGCTGCAGCCAAGAAAGCCAAAGCTGCTGGTGCCAAGGCTGCCAAAAAGGCCGGTGGTGTGAAGAAGGCTGCTGCTCCGAAGCAGAAGGCCACCAAACCTTCCAAGACCGCCGCCAAGAAGCCCAAGACCCCAAAACCGAAGAAGGCTGCCCCAGCCAAGAAAGCTGCCGCGAAGAAGACCGCTGCCAAGAAGTAA
- the LOC110680543 gene encoding histone H2B has protein sequence MAPKTSGKAAKKSGKAQKNIVKGDKKKKKQRRKESYAIYIYKVLKQVHPDTGVSSKAMSIMNSFVNDIFERIAAEASRLAHYNKRSTITSREIQTAVRLLLPGELAKHAVSEGTKAVTKYTSSK, from the coding sequence ATGGCACCGAAAACCAGCGGAAAGGCCGCGAAGAAATCCGGCAAGGCCCAGAAGAACATTGTCAAGGgcgataagaagaagaagaagcagcgcAGGAAGGAAAGCTACGCCATCTACATCTACAAGGTGTTGAAGCAAGTTCACCCCGACACTGGCGTTTCGTCGAAAGCCATGAGCATCATGAACAGCTTCGTCAACGACATCTTTGAGCGTATTGCCGCCGAAGCCTCCCGCCTGGCCCACTACAACAAGCGTTCGACGATCACATCCCGCGAAATCCAAACCGCCGTCCGGCTTCTGCTCCCGGGAGAGTTGGCCAAGCACGCCGTTTCGGAAGGCACCAAGGCCGTCACCAAGTACACCAGCTCCAAGTAA
- the LOC110680532 gene encoding histone H2A: MSGRGKGGKVKGKAKSRSNRAGLQFPVGRIHRLLRKGNYAERVGAGAPVYLAAVMEYLAAEVLELAGNAARDNKKTRIIPRHLQLAIRNDEELNKLLSGVTIAQGGVLPNIQAVLLPKKTEKKA, encoded by the coding sequence ATGTCTGGCCGCGGCAAAGGAGGCAAAGTTAAGGGAAAGGCAAAGTCCCGTTCCAACCGCGCTGGATTGCAGTTCCCAGTCGGTCGTATTCACCGTCTGCTCCGGAAGGGCAACTATGCCGAGCGTGTCGGTGCCGGCGCTCCAGTCTACTTGGCTGCCGTTATGGAATATCTGGCCGCTGAAGTGCTCGAATTGGCAGGAAACGCTGCCCGTGACAACAAGAAGACCAGAATCATTCCCCGTCATCTGCAGTTGGCCATCCGCAACGACGAAGAATTGAACAAGCTGCTGTCCGGTGTTACCATCGCCCAAGGTGGTGTTCTGCCCAACATTCAGGCTGTCTTGCTGCCGAAGAAAACCGAAAAGAAGGCATAA
- the LOC110680530 gene encoding histone H3 has product MARTKQTARKSTGGKAPRKQLATKAARKSAPATGGVKKPHRYRPGTVALREIRRYQKSTELLIRKLPFQRLVREIAQDFKTDLRFQSSAVMALQEASEAYLVGLFEDTNLCAIHAKRVTIMPKDIQLARRIRGERA; this is encoded by the coding sequence ATGGCCCGTACCAAGCAGACTGCTCGTAAGTCTACTGGAGGAAAAGCTCCTCGCAAGCAGCTGGCTACCAAAGccgctcgcaagagcgccccagccaccggaggtGTCAAGAAGCCTCACCGTTATCGGCCAGGAACCGTTGCTCTGCGTGAAATCCGTCGCTACCAAAAGTCGACTGAGCTGCTGATCCGCAAGCTGCCATTCCAGCGTCTGGTTCGTGAGATCGcccaggacttcaagaccgatctgcgcttccagagctcggctgtcatggccctgcaggaagcgagcgaggcctatctggtcggtcttttcgaagataccaacctttgcgccatccacgccaagcgtgtcaccattatgcccaaggacatccagctggctcgccgtatccgtggagaacgcgcttaa
- the LOC110680534 gene encoding histone H4 yields the protein MTGRGKGGKGLGKGGAKRHRKVLRDNIQGITKPAIRRLARRGGVKRISGLIYEETRGVLKVFLENVIRDAVTYTEHAKRKTVTAMDVVYALKRQGRTLYGFGG from the coding sequence ATGACCGGCCGTGGCAAGGGAGGCAAAGGACTCGGAAAAGGCGGCGCCaagcgtcatcgcaaggttttgcgtgaTAACATCCAGGGTATCACCAAGCCCGCAATCCGTCGTCTGGCTCGTCGTGGAGGAGTCAAGCGTATCTCCGGACTTATCTACGAGGAAACTCGTGGTGTGTTGAAGGTGTTCCTGGAAAACGTCATCCGTGATGCCGTTACCTACACTGAACACGCCAAGCGTAAAACCGTTACCGCTATGGATGTTGTCTACGCTCTGAAGCGTCAGGGACGCACCCTGTACGGTTTCGGAGGTTAA